The Treponema phagedenis DNA segment TCCTTTAAATTTACAATATAGTCGGTTAAGGCATCGATAGCTTCTTGTTCATCATCACCTGATACAATAAGTGATATTGCATCATTGCAAGAAATACCGATTTTCATCATTTTAATAAGACTTTTTGCGTTTGCCTCTTTATCGCCCTTTCGTATAGTAACATCCGATTGAAATTTTTTTGCCAGTTGGACAAATTCCGTGCCGGGGCGAGTATGTAGTCCTGTCGGATTTGTAATGGTAAGCTCTACTTCTTTCATAATCCACCTCCCATAGTGAGTACTAAGGATGTCATCAAAACAATCATCCTCAAGATTCCAGAATTCTTTTCGTCAATCCTTTTGAGCGAAACCGTATCTGTCAAAACCTCAATAGTTACGCAGCATATTTTTAAAATTCAATACTTTAAACAATGAGGTTTATTCTAGTACAAACATTCTTTTGATAGTTTAATTAGTTTTTTTAATTCAATACAAATCATAAATA contains these protein-coding regions:
- a CDS encoding HPr family phosphocarrier protein, with product MKEVELTITNPTGLHTRPGTEFVQLAKKFQSDVTIRKGDKEANAKSLIKMMKIGISCNDAISLIVSGDDEQEAIDALTDYIVNLKE